One Pectobacterium colocasium DNA segment encodes these proteins:
- the proW gene encoding glycine betaine/L-proline ABC transporter permease ProW, giving the protein MSKSTSNPWDTTTTQNQPADQGAASQQGNTTPNDPWATSTQNAPADSAPVQHNATADSAPQGDPWSTSAPAQDTPANGSDAWNSAPAPDGSADAAHQAAQSGSDWLNNAAPATPEHFNLLDPFKDTLIPLDNWVTHGIDWLVLHFRPVFQGVRVPVDFILGGFQQFLLGMPAPIAILVFSLLAWQMSSLGMGVATLLSLIAIGAIGAWSQAMITLALVLTALFFCVLIGLPMGIWLARSERAAKFIRPLLDAMQTTPAFVYLVPIVMLFGIGNVPGVVVTIIFALPPIIRLTILGIRQVPADLIEAAESFGASPRQMLFKVQLPLAMPTIMAGVNQTLMLALSMVVIASMIAVGGLGQMVLRGIGRLDMGLAAVGGVGIVILAIILDRLTQSLGRDRRSKGNKSWYASGPIGLLTRPFIKP; this is encoded by the coding sequence ATGAGTAAATCAACGTCAAACCCGTGGGATACCACCACCACACAAAACCAGCCCGCCGATCAAGGCGCGGCCTCTCAACAGGGCAATACCACGCCAAACGATCCGTGGGCAACCAGCACGCAGAATGCGCCAGCCGATTCTGCCCCAGTCCAACATAACGCGACGGCAGATAGCGCCCCGCAGGGCGATCCCTGGTCCACCAGCGCGCCAGCTCAGGATACACCGGCTAACGGCAGCGATGCCTGGAATAGCGCACCGGCTCCTGATGGTTCCGCCGATGCTGCCCATCAGGCTGCTCAGTCCGGTAGCGACTGGCTGAACAACGCCGCCCCCGCGACGCCCGAGCATTTCAACCTGCTCGATCCGTTTAAGGACACGCTAATCCCGCTGGACAACTGGGTCACCCACGGTATCGACTGGCTTGTGCTGCACTTCAGGCCTGTTTTTCAGGGCGTTCGCGTCCCGGTCGATTTTATTCTGGGCGGCTTCCAGCAATTTCTGCTGGGGATGCCAGCGCCAATCGCCATTCTGGTGTTTTCGCTGCTTGCCTGGCAGATGTCCAGCCTCGGCATGGGGGTCGCCACCCTGCTGTCGCTGATCGCCATTGGTGCCATTGGCGCCTGGTCGCAGGCCATGATCACGCTGGCTCTGGTGCTCACCGCACTGTTCTTCTGTGTGCTCATCGGGCTACCCATGGGGATCTGGCTGGCGCGTAGCGAACGAGCCGCGAAGTTTATTCGTCCCTTGCTGGATGCCATGCAGACCACGCCCGCGTTTGTCTATCTGGTGCCTATCGTCATGCTGTTCGGTATCGGTAACGTGCCGGGCGTCGTAGTGACCATCATCTTTGCCCTGCCGCCGATTATTCGCTTAACGATTCTGGGTATTCGTCAGGTTCCGGCCGATTTGATCGAAGCCGCGGAATCCTTCGGTGCCAGCCCGCGTCAGATGCTGTTTAAGGTTCAGCTTCCGCTGGCGATGCCAACCATCATGGCAGGCGTTAACCAAACGCTGATGCTGGCACTGTCGATGGTGGTGATCGCCTCGATGATCGCCGTGGGTGGTCTGGGTCAGATGGTACTGCGCGGCATTGGCCGTCTGGATATGGGACTGGCTGCCGTCGGCGGTGTCGGGATCGTTATTCTGGCAATTATTCTTGACCGTCTGACTCAGTCTCTGGGACGCGATCGCCGCAGCAAGGGCAACAAAAGCTGGTATGCCAGCGGCCCGATTGGCCTGCTGACCCGTCCTTTCATCAAGCCATAA
- the proX gene encoding glycine betaine/L-proline ABC transporter substrate-binding protein ProX, whose translation MRNTTLWAAALTTTLLSTYVYAADTAQPGKGISVIPVQSTISEETFQTLLVSRALEKLGYDVQPPREVDYNVAYTSIASGDATFIAVNWDPLHADQYKAAGGDAKFYRQGEYVSGAAQGYLIDKKTAEKYKITNIAQLKDPKIAKLFDTNGDGKADLTGCTPGWGCEAVINHHLPAYGLSNTVEHNQGNYAAMIADTITRYKEGKPILYYTWTPYWVSDVLVPGRDVVWLQVPFSSQPGEMKGVSTKLPNGADYGFPVNNMRIAANKAWAEKNPAAAKLFAIMKLPIADVNAQNLRMHEGQGSQQDIERHVDGWIKAHQQLFDGWVKTAADAAK comes from the coding sequence ATGCGTAACACCACACTTTGGGCTGCCGCCCTGACGACCACACTGTTGAGTACATACGTTTACGCTGCTGACACCGCACAACCGGGGAAAGGTATTTCCGTTATCCCGGTGCAAAGTACCATCTCCGAAGAAACATTCCAGACGCTGCTGGTCAGCCGCGCGTTAGAAAAGCTGGGCTATGACGTGCAGCCTCCCCGTGAAGTGGACTACAACGTGGCCTACACGTCGATCGCCTCCGGCGATGCGACATTTATTGCTGTGAATTGGGATCCGCTGCATGCCGACCAATATAAAGCCGCAGGCGGGGATGCGAAGTTCTACCGTCAGGGTGAATATGTCTCCGGTGCCGCACAGGGTTACCTGATCGATAAGAAAACGGCTGAAAAATACAAAATCACCAATATTGCGCAGTTAAAAGATCCGAAAATCGCCAAGCTGTTTGATACCAACGGCGACGGCAAAGCCGACCTGACGGGCTGTACGCCGGGCTGGGGATGCGAAGCGGTCATCAATCACCACCTTCCTGCCTATGGCTTAAGCAACACGGTTGAGCATAATCAGGGTAACTATGCTGCGATGATCGCCGACACCATCACCCGTTATAAAGAAGGCAAGCCGATCCTGTACTACACCTGGACGCCATACTGGGTGAGTGACGTGCTGGTGCCGGGACGTGACGTGGTGTGGTTGCAGGTACCGTTCTCTTCTCAACCGGGAGAAATGAAAGGCGTCAGCACCAAGTTGCCTAACGGCGCCGACTACGGCTTCCCGGTTAACAACATGAGAATTGCGGCAAATAAGGCATGGGCAGAGAAAAACCCGGCAGCCGCGAAGCTGTTCGCCATCATGAAACTGCCGATTGCCGATGTGAATGCGCAGAACCTGCGTATGCATGAAGGTCAGGGTTCACAACAGGATATCGAGCGTCATGTTGATGGCTGGATCAAAGCCCACCAGCAGTTGTTTGACGGCTGGGTGAAAACCGCCGCTGACGCCGCAAAATAA
- a CDS encoding lactonase family protein: MFKDYQVVKKKSLAVLMGGALLPAVALWSMGAQAVTAVYVSAAADGAIDAYTLNTQSGELTAIGKVAAGAKVMPMAVSPDKSFLYAATRGIPYSAVSYKIDPKSGALSPLGKAELPDSMAYLSTDFTGKWLLSASYGGNKVAVNGIDKDGKVNASVVTVVPTGEKAHSIIADRQNKFVFASNLGSDQIVQFRFDAKTGTLTPNEPAEIKLPEGNGPRHLVLSPDNKTLYVSNELSGTVARLALNEKTGQLTLLDYTDTVPADAGMRAGTITPDKKNADSRPQIWSADLRLTPNGKFLYVSERTKSTITLLRVEPKTGQLKYITRYPTETQPRGIQIDPSGKFLIASGEKSTSLSVYRINQDNGDLVRVGQYPTGKGANWVEIVNLP, translated from the coding sequence ATGTTTAAGGATTATCAGGTGGTTAAGAAAAAAAGCCTTGCAGTATTAATGGGGGGGGCACTTCTGCCAGCCGTAGCGCTGTGGTCGATGGGGGCGCAGGCGGTAACGGCCGTTTACGTCTCGGCGGCCGCTGACGGTGCTATTGACGCCTACACACTCAATACGCAAAGCGGCGAATTGACCGCTATCGGGAAAGTGGCAGCAGGGGCGAAAGTGATGCCGATGGCCGTGAGTCCGGATAAATCGTTCCTCTATGCGGCCACGCGCGGCATTCCCTACTCGGCGGTAAGTTATAAAATCGATCCTAAAAGCGGTGCCCTAAGCCCGTTAGGCAAAGCGGAACTACCGGACAGCATGGCTTATCTTTCGACGGATTTCACCGGAAAATGGCTGCTTAGCGCTTCGTACGGTGGTAATAAAGTTGCGGTTAACGGGATTGATAAAGACGGCAAGGTGAACGCGAGCGTGGTCACGGTGGTGCCGACAGGGGAGAAGGCGCACAGTATTATTGCCGATCGCCAAAATAAGTTCGTCTTTGCCAGCAATCTGGGCAGCGATCAGATCGTTCAGTTCCGGTTTGATGCGAAAACGGGCACGTTGACGCCGAATGAGCCGGCGGAAATTAAACTGCCTGAGGGGAACGGGCCTCGCCATCTGGTGTTATCGCCAGATAACAAAACGCTCTATGTGAGCAATGAGTTGTCTGGCACTGTCGCGCGTCTGGCGTTGAATGAAAAGACGGGGCAACTGACGTTACTGGATTACACGGACACCGTTCCGGCCGATGCTGGCATGCGGGCGGGAACGATCACACCGGATAAAAAGAACGCCGACAGCCGACCGCAGATCTGGAGTGCCGATTTACGTCTGACGCCAAATGGAAAATTCCTGTACGTATCGGAGCGCACCAAAAGCACGATTACGCTGCTGCGGGTAGAACCGAAAACCGGCCAGTTGAAATACATTACGCGCTACCCGACAGAAACGCAGCCGCGCGGTATTCAGATCGATCCAAGTGGGAAATTCTTGATCGCCAGCGGTGAAAAATCGACATCGCTGTCGGTGTATCGCATCAATCAGGACAACGGGGATTTAGTACGCGTCGGGCAATACCCGACTGGAAAAGGTGCGAACTGGGTCGAAATTGTTAACCTGCCGTAA
- a CDS encoding MFS transporter, with protein MSLQQQSISPQPQPGLSLSLTLIMSVATGLAVASNYYAQPLLETIARVFELSVNQAGFIVTAAQLGYAVGLLFLVPLGDMFERRTLIVGMTLLAAGGMLLTASAPTLWIMIAGTALTGLFSVVAQLLVPLAATLATPETRGKVVGTIMSGLLLGILLARTVAGALASLGDWRTVYWVASTLMVIMALILWRALPRIPQQSTLNYPQLLISIFRLFSNTPLLRTRAILGCLSFANFSILWTSMAFLLASPPYGYSEGVIGLFGLVGAAGALAASRAGRLVDQGKAKPTTSVGIILLLLSWGCIGLGIHSIAALLIGIIVLDLAVQGVHVTNQSVIYRMMPEARNRLTAGYMTSYFIGGALGSLLSASAYQHWGWLGVCGAGAIISLLNLMVWWRSHHHETQEAMSAL; from the coding sequence ATGTCTCTTCAGCAACAATCTATCTCACCCCAGCCTCAACCAGGACTCAGCCTGTCGCTGACCCTGATTATGTCTGTCGCGACCGGCCTCGCCGTCGCCAGTAACTATTATGCCCAGCCGCTGTTGGAAACCATTGCCAGAGTCTTTGAGCTTTCCGTCAATCAGGCCGGGTTCATTGTCACCGCCGCACAGCTGGGTTATGCCGTCGGCCTGCTGTTTTTGGTTCCGTTGGGGGACATGTTTGAACGCCGGACGCTGATCGTCGGCATGACGTTACTCGCCGCAGGCGGGATGCTGCTCACCGCCTCCGCTCCCACGCTCTGGATAATGATTGCCGGTACGGCGTTAACCGGGCTGTTCTCCGTTGTCGCCCAGTTGCTGGTGCCGCTCGCCGCGACGCTGGCGACGCCGGAAACGCGCGGTAAAGTGGTCGGCACGATTATGAGCGGTCTTCTGCTTGGCATTCTGCTGGCGCGTACCGTCGCGGGTGCGCTTGCTTCACTCGGCGACTGGCGCACTGTGTACTGGGTTGCCAGCACGCTGATGGTCATCATGGCATTGATTCTGTGGCGGGCACTGCCGCGTATTCCTCAGCAAAGCACGCTGAACTACCCGCAGTTGCTGATCTCAATCTTCCGACTGTTCTCCAACACCCCACTGCTGCGCACGCGCGCCATTCTGGGCTGCCTGTCCTTTGCCAACTTCAGCATTCTGTGGACGTCGATGGCCTTCCTGCTGGCTTCACCGCCATACGGTTATTCCGAAGGCGTAATCGGCCTGTTTGGTCTGGTTGGTGCCGCGGGAGCATTAGCAGCATCGCGCGCAGGGCGTCTGGTCGATCAGGGCAAAGCCAAGCCGACCACCAGCGTGGGGATTATCCTGCTTTTGCTGTCATGGGGCTGTATCGGGCTCGGCATTCATTCCATCGCGGCGCTGCTCATTGGTATCATCGTGCTGGATCTGGCGGTTCAGGGCGTGCACGTCACTAACCAGAGCGTCATCTACCGTATGATGCCTGAAGCACGTAACCGACTGACAGCCGGTTATATGACCAGCTACTTCATTGGCGGCGCGCTGGGTTCACTCCTTTCTGCCTCGGCTTATCAGCATTGGGGCTGGCTGGGTGTTTGTGGCGCGGGCGCGATTATCAGCCTGTTGAATCTGATGGTGTGGTGGCGAAGCCATCATCACGAGACGCAGGAAGCCATGTCGGCGCTGTAG
- a CDS encoding AzlC family ABC transporter permease, with translation MKTLITPAPSVPTKSASFSEGVFDSLPIIIGYMPVAFAFGMNAVKLGFTPLEGIFLSCIIYAGASQFVITALLSAGMSIWVAALTVMAMDVRHVLYGPALRHRIAQRLPTRKTALWAFGLTDEVFAAAATRLAKDNRRWSENWMMGVSLLAWLSWVLGTVIGAVFGNGPLDDYPAVEAALSFMLPALFLSFLLASFKRKQSLVVACALGGALLGLLLSSIPAAILLGILSGCLASLVNPATPQVNT, from the coding sequence GTGAAGACATTAATTACTCCCGCACCATCAGTACCGACAAAGTCTGCGTCCTTTAGCGAAGGCGTCTTTGACAGTCTTCCCATTATTATCGGCTACATGCCCGTGGCATTCGCGTTTGGCATGAACGCGGTCAAGTTAGGATTTACGCCGCTGGAAGGTATTTTCCTCTCCTGCATCATTTACGCGGGTGCCAGCCAGTTTGTCATCACCGCCCTGCTTAGCGCCGGCATGTCCATCTGGGTGGCGGCCTTGACCGTTATGGCGATGGATGTTCGCCATGTGCTATATGGGCCGGCGCTACGGCATCGCATTGCACAGCGGCTGCCGACCCGCAAAACCGCGCTCTGGGCGTTCGGCCTGACGGACGAAGTCTTTGCCGCCGCCGCTACCCGGCTGGCAAAAGACAACCGACGCTGGTCAGAAAACTGGATGATGGGCGTGTCACTGCTCGCCTGGCTCTCATGGGTGCTCGGTACGGTGATCGGCGCCGTGTTCGGCAACGGCCCACTGGACGACTACCCTGCCGTCGAAGCCGCGCTGTCTTTCATGCTGCCCGCGCTTTTCCTCAGCTTTTTACTCGCCTCTTTCAAGCGCAAACAGAGCCTGGTCGTAGCCTGCGCGCTAGGCGGCGCGCTGCTGGGATTGCTGCTTTCCTCCATTCCCGCCGCAATACTGCTCGGCATTCTCAGCGGCTGTCTGGCTTCGCTGGTTAACCCCGCCACGCCACAGGTGAACACATGA
- the ygaH gene encoding L-valine transporter subunit YgaH has translation MSTEVILIGLIVGLVNYLFRYLPLRLSASRASGSLQRGKKALLLDSIGIASICALLIVSSVPDILAHHEKLLPTLVGFMTLTACFYKTRSIVLSTLLGALCYGIAFKLL, from the coding sequence ATGAGTACGGAAGTCATTCTTATCGGGCTGATTGTCGGGCTGGTGAACTACCTCTTCCGCTATCTGCCCCTGCGGCTGAGCGCCTCACGCGCCTCCGGCTCGTTGCAGCGCGGTAAAAAAGCGCTGTTGCTTGATAGCATCGGCATTGCTTCTATTTGTGCGCTGCTGATTGTTTCCAGCGTGCCGGATATTCTCGCGCATCACGAAAAGCTGCTGCCAACGCTGGTCGGCTTTATGACGCTGACAGCCTGTTTTTATAAAACCCGCAGCATCGTCTTATCAACGTTACTGGGCGCGCTGTGCTATGGAATTGCGTTTAAGCTGCTTTGA
- the mprA gene encoding transcriptional repressor MprA, producing the protein MDSSFTPIEQMLDLRASRKPGFPRQEVLLLRLFMHVQGKILEHRNRMLKDQGINETLFMALLTLESQESYSIQPSELSAALGSSRTNATRIADDLEKRGWIERRESSNDRRCLHLHLTEEGKAFLGKLLPPQHHSMHVLCSALESSEQAQLEALMRKLLARLDEMDDLDNL; encoded by the coding sequence ATGGACAGTTCATTCACTCCTATAGAACAAATGCTCGACCTGCGTGCTTCACGTAAACCAGGATTCCCACGTCAAGAAGTCTTACTATTGCGCCTTTTCATGCATGTCCAAGGCAAAATTCTGGAACACAGAAACAGAATGCTGAAAGATCAGGGCATCAATGAAACCCTCTTCATGGCATTGCTGACGCTGGAATCTCAAGAGTCTTATAGCATTCAGCCTTCCGAACTCAGCGCAGCGCTGGGGTCATCACGTACCAATGCGACGCGTATTGCTGACGATCTGGAGAAAAGAGGCTGGATTGAGCGGCGCGAAAGTAGCAATGACAGACGCTGCCTGCACCTGCATCTGACAGAAGAAGGCAAAGCCTTTCTCGGTAAATTACTGCCACCACAGCACCACAGCATGCATGTGCTGTGCTCGGCGCTTGAGTCCAGTGAACAAGCTCAGCTTGAAGCCCTGATGAGAAAACTTCTGGCTCGGCTGGATGAAATGGACGACCTCGATAACCTATAA
- the emrA gene encoding multidrug efflux MFS transporter periplasmic adaptor subunit EmrA — protein MSESVENQVPKTPPRNKKQQRKRVLSLMTFIFVVLGCAWLVYWFLVLRHHQSTDDAYVAGNQIQIMAQVSGSVTHVNVDNTDFVKQGQVLVELDPTDAQQAFERAKTELANSVRQTHQLIINSKQYQANIELRQTELNKAQSDLSRREALGSANAIGREEVQHARDAVATAKAALEVARQQYQANQAMILDTPLEKQPAIQQASVAMRDAWLALQRTKIVSPIDGYVSRRSVQIGARISPTSALMAVVPANHLWVDANFKETQLANMRIGQPATVVADIYGDDVVYQGKVVGLDMGTGSAFSLLPAQNATGNWIKVVQRLPVRIELDPKQVAEHPLRIGLSALVNVDTANTEGSALAETSRTTPAYQSDALTLDLTPVNQDISAIIQANAG, from the coding sequence ATGAGTGAAAGTGTGGAAAATCAGGTGCCCAAAACGCCACCAAGAAACAAAAAACAACAGCGTAAGCGAGTGCTATCGCTGATGACGTTTATTTTCGTCGTGCTGGGCTGCGCTTGGCTGGTTTACTGGTTCCTGGTACTCAGACACCACCAAAGCACTGACGATGCCTACGTCGCAGGTAATCAGATTCAGATCATGGCGCAGGTCAGCGGCAGCGTCACCCATGTTAACGTCGACAATACCGATTTTGTTAAGCAGGGACAGGTACTGGTGGAGCTGGATCCTACCGATGCTCAACAGGCGTTTGAACGCGCGAAAACCGAACTGGCCAACAGCGTGCGCCAGACGCACCAATTGATTATTAACAGTAAGCAGTATCAGGCTAACATTGAACTGCGCCAAACCGAGTTGAACAAGGCACAAAGCGATTTGAGCCGCCGGGAAGCGCTGGGCAGCGCCAATGCCATCGGGCGTGAAGAAGTGCAGCATGCTCGTGATGCCGTCGCGACCGCCAAAGCCGCGCTGGAAGTCGCCAGACAGCAATATCAGGCGAATCAAGCGATGATTCTGGATACGCCGCTTGAGAAGCAGCCAGCGATACAGCAAGCCTCGGTAGCAATGCGCGATGCCTGGCTGGCGCTACAGCGCACCAAAATCGTCAGCCCGATTGACGGTTATGTCTCACGTCGCAGCGTACAAATTGGTGCGCGTATCTCTCCGACGTCAGCGCTAATGGCCGTGGTGCCTGCCAATCACCTGTGGGTCGATGCGAACTTCAAAGAGACACAGTTGGCCAATATGCGTATCGGCCAGCCAGCTACCGTGGTCGCAGATATCTACGGTGATGACGTGGTGTACCAGGGGAAAGTCGTCGGCCTCGATATGGGAACCGGTAGCGCGTTCTCTCTGTTGCCCGCTCAAAATGCGACCGGCAACTGGATTAAGGTCGTTCAGCGCCTGCCCGTCCGTATTGAACTCGATCCCAAGCAGGTCGCCGAACATCCGTTGCGTATCGGCCTGTCTGCGCTGGTTAATGTCGATACCGCCAATACAGAAGGCAGCGCGTTAGCAGAAACCTCACGCACCACGCCAGCCTACCAAAGCGATGCGCTGACGCTGGATCTCACCCCTGTTAACCAGGACATCAGCGCCATTATTCAGGCGAACGCCGGTTAA
- the emrB gene encoding multidrug efflux MFS transporter permease subunit EmrB — MTVALSLATFMQVLDSTIANVAIPTIAGNLGASNSQGTWVITSFGVANAISIPITGWLAKRFGEVRLFLWSTALFALTSWLCGVSSSLEMLIFARVLQGIVAGPLIPLSQSLLLSNYPPAKRSIALALWSMTVVVAPICGPILGGWISDNYHWGWIFFINVPLGIAVVFIAMQTLRGRETKTEIKPIDTIGLALLIVGIGSLQMMLDRGKELDWFNSTEIITLTVVAVIAIAFLIVWELTDDHPVVDLSLFKSRNFTIGCLCISLAYMFYFGAIVLLPQLLQEVYGYTATWAGLASAPVGLMPVVLSPIIGRFAPRLDMRKLVTFSFIMYAVCFYWRAYTFEPGMDFGASAWPQFVQGFAVACFFMPLTTITLSGLPPERLAAASSLSNFARTLAGSIGTSITTTLWTQRESLHHAHLTESITPYNPIAQETYQQLQAMGMSPTQASAYIAQQITAQGLIISANEIFWAAAGVFLVLLVLVWFAKPPFTSGGGGGGAH; from the coding sequence ATGACCGTTGCTCTGTCGCTGGCAACGTTCATGCAGGTGCTGGACTCCACCATCGCCAACGTCGCTATTCCGACCATCGCCGGTAATCTGGGTGCGTCCAACTCGCAGGGAACGTGGGTCATCACCTCGTTCGGTGTCGCTAACGCCATCTCCATCCCTATCACTGGCTGGCTGGCCAAACGGTTTGGCGAAGTCCGCCTGTTTCTGTGGTCAACGGCGCTCTTCGCCCTGACATCCTGGCTGTGTGGTGTATCCAGCAGCCTGGAAATGCTGATTTTCGCCCGCGTGTTGCAGGGGATTGTCGCCGGACCGCTGATCCCGCTGTCACAGAGTCTGTTGCTCAGCAACTACCCTCCGGCGAAACGCAGCATCGCCCTGGCGCTGTGGTCAATGACCGTGGTCGTCGCGCCGATCTGTGGCCCGATTCTGGGCGGCTGGATTAGCGACAACTATCACTGGGGTTGGATATTCTTCATCAACGTTCCGTTGGGCATCGCCGTGGTGTTTATTGCTATGCAAACGCTGCGCGGGCGAGAAACCAAAACCGAGATCAAGCCCATCGATACTATCGGGTTGGCGCTGTTGATCGTCGGTATCGGTAGCTTGCAGATGATGCTCGATCGGGGAAAAGAGCTGGATTGGTTTAACTCGACGGAAATCATCACCCTGACCGTTGTGGCGGTGATTGCAATCGCATTCCTGATTGTCTGGGAACTAACGGACGACCATCCAGTGGTGGATTTGTCGCTGTTTAAGTCGCGCAACTTCACCATTGGCTGTCTGTGTATCAGTCTCGCCTACATGTTCTACTTCGGGGCGATCGTACTCTTGCCGCAGCTGTTGCAGGAGGTGTATGGCTATACCGCTACTTGGGCCGGGCTGGCGTCCGCACCGGTTGGGTTGATGCCAGTGGTGCTGTCGCCGATTATCGGTCGCTTCGCACCGCGTCTGGATATGCGCAAGCTGGTGACGTTCAGCTTTATTATGTACGCAGTCTGTTTCTATTGGCGTGCGTACACCTTCGAGCCGGGGATGGATTTCGGCGCCTCGGCCTGGCCGCAGTTCGTTCAGGGGTTTGCCGTGGCCTGCTTCTTCATGCCGCTGACGACCATCACGCTGTCTGGGCTTCCGCCGGAACGTTTGGCGGCGGCATCGAGCCTGTCGAACTTTGCCCGAACGCTGGCAGGTTCGATCGGAACATCGATTACCACCACGCTCTGGACACAGCGCGAATCGCTGCACCATGCGCATCTTACGGAGTCGATCACGCCGTATAACCCCATCGCGCAGGAAACGTATCAGCAGCTTCAGGCAATGGGAATGAGCCCGACACAGGCCTCAGCTTACATCGCACAACAGATTACCGCACAGGGACTGATTATCTCCGCCAACGAGATTTTCTGGGCCGCCGCGGGCGTATTCCTGGTGCTGCTGGTGCTGGTCTGGTTCGCTAAGCCCCCCTTTACCTCCGGCGGTGGAGGCGGTGGCGCGCACTAG
- a CDS encoding NupC/NupG family nucleoside CNT transporter: MSQVLHFILATAAIFLLALLVSHDRKRIRLRFIVQLLVIEVLLAYFLLHSSIGLNAISSFAGLFEKLLSFANQGTDFVFGGMNAQGLSFIFLNVLCPIVFISALIGILQHWRILPLIIKGIGTLLSKVNGMGKLESFNAVSTLMLGQSENFIVYKGIIADMSPRRMYTMAATAMSTVSMSIISAYMTMLDAKYVVAALILNMFSTFIVLSIINPYQPDDEPELKLEKLHENQSFFEMLGEYILAGFKVAMIIMAMLIGFVALIAAVNALFSTVFGISFQAIMGYVFSPLAWLIGIPSSDILNAGSIMATKLVANEFVAMIELKKIAAEMSPRGLGILSVFLISFANFASIGIIAGAIKGLNEAQGNVVSRFGLKLVYGSTLVSLLSAAVAGLVL; encoded by the coding sequence ATGTCACAGGTTTTACATTTCATTTTGGCAACGGCGGCAATTTTTTTGCTGGCGTTGCTCGTCAGCCATGACAGAAAACGCATCCGCCTGCGCTTTATTGTGCAGTTGCTGGTGATTGAAGTTTTGCTGGCCTATTTCCTTTTGCATTCCAGCATCGGGCTTAACGCGATTAGTTCCTTTGCGGGTTTATTTGAAAAGCTCTTATCTTTTGCCAATCAAGGAACCGACTTTGTGTTCGGCGGGATGAATGCACAGGGTCTGTCTTTTATCTTCCTCAATGTGCTCTGCCCTATCGTGTTTATTTCCGCGCTGATCGGCATTTTGCAGCACTGGCGAATTTTGCCTTTGATTATCAAAGGTATCGGCACGCTGCTGTCCAAGGTCAACGGGATGGGGAAGCTGGAATCGTTTAACGCGGTGAGCACCCTGATGCTCGGACAGTCGGAGAACTTTATCGTCTATAAAGGCATCATCGCCGACATGTCCCCACGGCGGATGTACACAATGGCCGCGACGGCGATGTCGACCGTGTCGATGTCGATCATCAGCGCTTACATGACCATGCTGGACGCCAAATACGTGGTTGCGGCGCTGATTCTGAATATGTTCAGCACCTTTATCGTGCTGTCGATCATCAACCCTTACCAGCCTGACGATGAACCAGAATTGAAGCTGGAAAAGCTGCATGAAAACCAAAGCTTCTTTGAAATGCTGGGGGAATACATCCTTGCTGGTTTTAAAGTGGCGATGATTATTATGGCAATGCTGATCGGCTTCGTGGCCTTGATTGCCGCCGTGAACGCGCTGTTCAGCACCGTTTTCGGTATTAGCTTCCAGGCAATTATGGGCTATGTCTTTTCACCGCTGGCGTGGCTGATCGGCATTCCGTCTTCCGATATCCTGAATGCGGGCAGCATCATGGCGACCAAGCTGGTGGCGAATGAATTCGTTGCCATGATCGAATTGAAGAAGATCGCGGCAGAGATGTCGCCACGCGGACTGGGCATTTTGTCCGTGTTCCTGATTTCCTTCGCCAACTTCGCGTCAATCGGCATTATCGCGGGCGCTATCAAAGGGCTGAATGAAGCACAGGGCAACGTGGTATCACGCTTCGGCCTGAAGCTGGTTTATGGTTCTACGCTGGTGAGCTTGCTGTCTGCGGCAGTTGCGGGACTGGTGCTTTAA
- a CDS encoding DUF3574 domain-containing protein has product MKQNVIAVSLLLGALLASGCSSLPRASTAVAAAPVVEACKIGDKQVQTTLYFGLNRPAGPVISDAEWKAFLDGEVTPRFKEGLTVFDAKGQWLGNDGVVARENSKALMLIHGSDKERDIEALRTTYKARFAQESVMRIDAPVCVAF; this is encoded by the coding sequence ATGAAGCAGAACGTTATTGCGGTATCGTTGTTGTTGGGCGCATTACTGGCAAGCGGTTGCAGTTCGTTACCGCGCGCATCCACCGCGGTTGCCGCTGCACCAGTCGTTGAGGCGTGTAAGATTGGCGACAAACAGGTACAGACTACGCTGTATTTTGGTTTGAATCGTCCCGCTGGCCCGGTGATCTCCGATGCTGAGTGGAAAGCGTTTCTGGATGGCGAAGTGACACCGCGCTTTAAAGAAGGGCTGACGGTGTTCGATGCTAAAGGACAATGGCTGGGGAACGATGGGGTTGTTGCCCGGGAGAACAGCAAAGCGCTGATGCTGATTCATGGTTCCGATAAAGAGCGTGATATTGAAGCGCTGCGCACCACCTACAAAGCTCGTTTCGCGCAGGAATCCGTCATGCGGATCGATGCACCCGTCTGCGTCGCGTTCTGA